A portion of the Paucilactobacillus hokkaidonensis JCM 18461 genome contains these proteins:
- a CDS encoding BCCT family transporter, producing the protein MFVPTAVLFGLVSIALIIGGSSLKSGLSGLMNTITTKMGWAYLWIYIINFVFFMYLAFSRFGKIKLGKPKDKPEYSSFQWGSMVFATAIDASILMLSMVDPLRYVQHPIFGAKPYSKAAYSNAHMLGQFNWGPMAWMMFAAAAVAIAYVMYVKNVKVMRISAAITILQGPEHYKVVLRQVIDFLVVFGIMGGIGSSVGMEIPVISRIINQITGVPDTILLKLMMFLILFIIFTVTMLHGIKGGIDKLSSAHIWTAIGFLLIVLLVGPTIYILNSESNSLGLMVSKFIAMSTTTASNGHAGVAQQETIFYWGWWLSYMPVMGLFIARISRGRTIRQLILGMLGYGAGGCMSFYAILGGYSLYLQKSGTVNLIHILNTQGQASVIASVISTLPFKMIMLVIYCVSCFIFLATTISSSAFIVSSFTSLKLAPGQQPSKFNRLFWVFVFMLFSFGIVFVGGFKTVQAISAIAGFPLIFVCILLIISTWQMLRGDELELASSHQRVVHQLQRPVRQVKPVRQSKPIRNGHGVTSSVKN; encoded by the coding sequence ATGTTTGTACCAACTGCAGTTTTATTTGGTTTAGTTTCAATCGCACTAATAATTGGTGGGTCTAGTTTGAAATCAGGTTTAAGTGGCCTGATGAATACGATTACCACAAAAATGGGTTGGGCTTACCTGTGGATCTATATTATTAACTTTGTCTTCTTTATGTATTTGGCATTTAGCCGATTTGGTAAGATTAAGTTAGGTAAACCAAAGGATAAACCAGAATATAGTAGTTTCCAATGGGGGAGCATGGTCTTTGCAACGGCGATTGATGCCAGCATTTTAATGTTGAGCATGGTTGATCCGCTTAGGTATGTGCAACATCCAATTTTCGGAGCAAAACCTTATTCTAAGGCTGCGTACAGTAATGCACACATGTTGGGTCAATTTAACTGGGGCCCAATGGCATGGATGATGTTTGCAGCTGCTGCGGTTGCCATTGCTTATGTGATGTATGTTAAAAATGTTAAAGTAATGCGGATTAGCGCTGCAATTACCATTTTACAAGGACCAGAACATTATAAAGTTGTTTTACGTCAGGTAATCGATTTTCTTGTTGTCTTCGGTATTATGGGTGGAATTGGTTCGTCTGTCGGGATGGAGATTCCTGTTATTTCGAGGATTATTAACCAAATTACGGGTGTTCCAGATACAATTCTATTGAAATTGATGATGTTTTTAATTCTATTTATAATCTTCACAGTGACGATGCTACATGGAATTAAGGGCGGCATTGATAAATTGAGTTCAGCCCATATTTGGACGGCAATTGGTTTCTTGCTAATTGTTTTACTAGTGGGTCCAACCATTTATATTTTAAATTCTGAAAGTAACAGCCTTGGTCTAATGGTTTCTAAGTTTATCGCAATGAGTACAACCACGGCCTCTAATGGTCATGCAGGTGTTGCACAACAAGAAACAATCTTTTACTGGGGTTGGTGGTTGTCATATATGCCTGTAATGGGCTTGTTCATAGCTCGAATTTCTCGTGGTCGGACAATTCGACAACTCATTTTAGGGATGCTGGGTTATGGTGCCGGTGGTTGCATGAGTTTCTATGCTATTTTAGGTGGATACTCACTGTATCTGCAAAAATCTGGAACAGTTAATTTAATCCATATTTTGAACACACAGGGACAAGCATCTGTAATTGCGAGTGTAATTTCAACGTTACCGTTTAAGATGATTATGTTGGTTATCTATTGTGTCTCTTGCTTTATCTTCTTGGCAACGACGATTTCGTCATCAGCATTTATTGTTTCATCATTTACGAGTTTGAAATTGGCACCAGGTCAACAACCTAGTAAGTTTAACCGATTATTTTGGGTATTTGTCTTTATGCTCTTCTCATTTGGAATTGTGTTTGTGGGAGGGTTTAAGACGGTTCAAGCGATCAGTGCAATTGCGGGCTTCCCGCTGATTTTTGTATGTATTCTTTTGATTATTTCAACGTGGCAAATGTTGCGTGGGGATGAGCTGGAGTTGGCATCAAGTCATCAACGAGTTGTCCATCAACTGCAACGACCTGTCCGTCAAGTAAAACCCGTGCGTCAATCAAAGCCAATACGAAATGGTCATGGCGTGACATCAAGTGTTAAAAATTAA
- a CDS encoding sugar O-acetyltransferase: protein MLSEREKMTAGQPYKQFDAELIARRTKIRHELITINQLDNNDQRNQRIQQLFADTSDHFFVEGGLQFDYGFNIHIGDHFYANYNLVMLDTCPITLGDHCYIGPDVGFYTPVHPLDAKRRDADVEMGAPITVGNSVWMGGHVTILPGVTLGNRVVVGAGSVVTKSFGDDVVIAGNPARIIHQLDKNGDVIHP from the coding sequence ATGTTATCTGAACGAGAAAAAATGACAGCTGGACAACCATACAAACAGTTTGATGCTGAATTAATCGCGCGACGAACAAAAATTCGTCATGAATTAATTACAATCAACCAGCTTGACAATAATGACCAACGTAATCAGCGAATACAACAATTATTTGCTGATACTAGTGACCACTTTTTTGTAGAGGGTGGTCTGCAGTTTGATTATGGATTTAACATCCATATTGGCGATCACTTTTATGCTAATTATAATTTGGTGATGCTAGATACATGTCCAATTACGCTTGGTGATCACTGTTATATTGGTCCTGACGTTGGGTTTTACACCCCAGTCCATCCATTGGATGCAAAACGTCGCGACGCCGATGTTGAGATGGGTGCACCGATTACGGTCGGAAACAGTGTGTGGATGGGTGGCCACGTCACAATTTTACCGGGAGTCACTCTTGGTAACCGTGTGGTCGTTGGCGCTGGCTCAGTTGTTACAAAATCGTTTGGTGACGATGTAGTGATTGCTGGTAATCCCGCTCGGATTATTCATCAGTTAGATAAAAATGGGGATGTGATTCATCCGTAA